In a single window of the Thunnus albacares chromosome 1, fThuAlb1.1, whole genome shotgun sequence genome:
- the gch1 gene encoding GTP cyclohydrolase 1, whose protein sequence is MEHSKQTQYSSNEKKESGDSSSVLNGHFDGMVKRSPGGTGRTAGPQTPGAESGSHRSAASVMESWKEERTRSVEDNEMSLPSLAAAYTTILRGLGEDPQRQGLLKTPWRAATAMQFFTKGYQEKIIDVLNDAIFDEDHDEMVIVKDIDMFSMCEHHLVPIFGRVHIGYLPNKRVLGLSKLARIVEIYSRRLQVQERLTKQIAVAITEALQPTGVGVVIEATHMCMVMRGVQKMNSKTVTSTMLGVFREDPKTRDEFLTLIRS, encoded by the exons atgGAGCACTCCAAACAGACACAGTACAGTTCAAACGAGAAGAAAGAGTCCGGGGACAGCAGCTCGGTGCTCAACGGACACTTTGACGGGATGGTGAAGCGGTCACCCGGCGGCACCGGGCGCACAGCCGGTCCCCAGACTCCGGGCGCGGAGTCCGGCTCGCACCGGTCGGCGGCTTCGGTGATGGAGAGCTGGAAGGAGGAGCGCACCAGGAGCGTGGAGGACAACGAGATGAGCCTGCCGTCCCTTGCCGCAGCCTACACCACCATCCTACGGGGGCTCGGAGAAGACCCGCAGCGGCAGGGACTCCTCAAAACCCCCTGGAGGGCCGCCACCGCCATGCAGTTCTTCACCAAGGGCTACCAGGAGAAAATTATCG ACGTGCTGAACGACGCCATCTTCGACGAGGACCACGACGAGATGGTGATCGTCAAAGACATCGACATGTTCTCCATGTGCGAACATCACCTGGTGCCCATCTTCGGCAGG GTTCACATCGGTTACCTCCCCAACAAGCGAGTTCTGGGCCTCAGCAAGCTGGCCAG gaTTGTTGAAATCTACAGCCGCAGACTACAAG TTCAGGAGAGGTTGACCAAACAAATCGCCGTGGCGATCACCGAGGCCCTGCAGCCCACCGGGGTCGGCGTCGTCATCGAAGCGAC TCACATGTGTATGGTGATGCGCGGCGTTCAGAAGATGAACAGTAAGACCGTCACCAGCACCATGTTGGGAGTTTTCAGGGAAGATCCAAAAACCCGCGACGAGTTTCTGACGCTGATCAGGAGCTGA